The Ogataea parapolymorpha DL-1 chromosome III, whole genome shotgun sequence nucleotide sequence CCAGATGGTTGTCACTCTTGGGGCTCGAGGTCGACGGCGATGTTATGGCCGAGGCCTTGCGCGGCGGCACCAGCGACCGGCCTGACGACGCCGTCGACGactcggacgacgacataGAGCTCGTGCGCTCCTGGATGCCCGGGTAGTGCGTGAGCGGGTCTGAGTTTTCACGCGTGTTTTTCACCTTCCAGCTCTCGGGCGGGCGCCACTCGGTGCGTTCTAGCGGTGGCTGCGGGATCATGCTGACCGTCGAGCCCATGCGCGACAGCCGGGAGTTCGAGAGTCTCGTAATATCTGCCATCTGCTCGTTATCGGTGTCGAGGTCGAGATTGAACGGGCTGGCCTTTTTGTCGGAGCTGCCGAACGGCAGGGCCTGCGAGATCGGGTTTTTGAGTCgcgacgagaacgacaCAGACTCGCGCGGTGACCCGCCCTTCTCGGAGTCCGTGGACGCCGTGCGCGAGCTCAGTGACTGGTCGGACCGCCGCGAGAACCGAGACGAGTGCGAGCTGCCCTGGCGCCGCGCCTTGGGATCCGAGTCACGCCGCGAGGGCAGGAACTTGTTGAAGAAAGAGGTCCCGCGACGGCTCTTCTTGGGCTTGATCGGCGTCATCAGCGGCGGCACAGGCTTCTCGCTTCCGTCGCGCCGACCATGGAAACCTTTGTACGAAGGAGGAACGCCTATGTCGCCCTGGCTGCTGGACGGACGCCGTGAGCCATTGTCGCTGAGCTCGTGCACGGATGAAGTGTGCGAGGTGCGCTGGGCGTCCTGGTTCAGCGCCAGCGACGAGCTCGACGGCGAAACGGGGTTCACCGAAGGGAACCGGGACGAGCGTCGGGAGGTGGTGGGCGATGCGAGTGGACTGGACTCCTGTGATTTGTTCTTGCGCTGCGCAGACGACGTCAATGCCTCGGATGCACCAAAACTCTCGGCCGTGTACTTGGAGTTGAACTGCGGAATCGAATGATTCGTGGGAAACTCGCTATCGTGCTCCAGAATCTGTTGTTTGTTCGCTATTCCTGTCATTCTGCGAGGAGACGTTGCATAGGACAAGCAAAGACTAATGGTGTGTGGCGGTAGAAAGGTAGGCGGCGAGGGAACGGCGGCAAAAAATGCAGTGGCTGCTGAAACTCGCACCAGACTATTTTATCTACCTATTTTTCGAATGAGACAGCAATTTTTCCGCTGATTTTTGTGTCTGATCAGAGGAGGAATAGCACGTGACCTTTATCACGTGTAcctcttttttttcatattCCCCCTACACTTTTCCCTCGCACCTTCGCTtatcgaaaaaaaataagtcTCCAAGGTAAATACCCCAGGCGTGTGGCCATGTATCGCAAATGCTAGGAAACTTGCTGAGAAAAAAAGAGTTTTGCCAGCAGGAACCTACTCTCGACCCACAGGTGCCGCCGCCCGCGTACGCCGCCAGTGACGCCCACTACAACGGGTCCCAGCTCTATGGCCCTGGCAACACTGTCCCCGTTGCCACTTTCCGGCTCTCGGACAAGTCGAGTCTTTGTCGACTTGTGGTGGTACAGGACTCTGGGATTCGGTCGAAACAGACGTTGTTCGACTCGGCGCTCAGCCTGCGACCCGGCGTCTCCGAGGCGTCCAGTCCGGCGTACTTGAACAAGTCGTTTCATCACCCGACCAGCGAGCTTTCGGCGCTCATGTTTGGCTACTACGGCattctgctgaacgagaCCATCTCTACGACCAAGCTGCACTACCTGCCACCGCTCGCGGCGATGCCTGCGTCGATGCTGGTCACGCGGCTATTTTCCGtgaacagcagcttcaGGCTGTGCGAGAGCGGCCACGGTGACCCGGACTGGGCTCCTAAGCCCTGTGTGTACTCGCGGGGTGCCCCCGTGTGCGACGAGGCGCCCACAAGAATGGGGTTCGGCCTGATTGTGCCGATAGGCAAGGACCAGAATGCCCATGAAATCCTGACAAACCATTGGCCAGAAATCGCAGGACACTTGGAATCCACGCAAAAACTCATTGTGGCCAAACTTCGCACGCTCGCGTCGCTTGGTCGACCGTGTGCAGGGCCTAAACCCTCGTTCCCCGCGGgctgcctccaaaaagagcCCGATCTCGTGCACAGCCTGCATCTTTTTGTGCGGTCACTGGTTTTCCTCATCGAGACACCACGGCTGTACGTCCCGCTAAAACATAACGACTCGACGCTGTGCCGGTGGGCCGCCGCTGTAGCGACGTGgctggagctcaaggaTGGCCGCCACCCGTCGCTGGCGCTGCTACCGGCGCCGATCCAGGAATCTCAGTCAACGTCGCCCAGCCACACATGCTCGCCCGTTGTCGGACTCAAGTTTCTAGCTACGCTGCTCACGCTCATTTTGCCGCATCGCCGTGAAATCATCGACGGCCCGCTCAATTACCGTACACGTCGTTCCGTGCGCGTTGTGCTTGTCACGGGCAACCCGGTCGTTTCGCAGAAACTTGTATTAATTCTTGCGGGCATCTTTGGCTACGACCGTTTTAcattctccaaaaagctcgaaaaggacgacgacacagacaccGATTCGGGGCACAGCCCGACTGCGTCGAAACCGATCCCGATCCAGCGCACCGCGTACCAAGACGACTCGAGTTCTGAGTCGATGTCGCCCGAAATGACATTCAGCTCCGGCTCCACTAAGGGCTGGGAGATCCCGTCCAAGGCGACACCTATCATCTCAAACTCACCGAAATTCACCGAGTTCGCAAAGCCCGAGCGCCAGCCTATGTCGCAGGTCAGACGAGCGTCCTCGTACGCCTCTCTCCAGAACCTGTCGACGTCGTACGGGTCGCAGTCGACGAcaatgtcgtcgtcgtggCGCAATAGACTCCACTTCGGCTCGTTCATGGAGCGCTGGCGGTCCGGTCTCGGCGAGAGCGTGGAAGTGACACCGCCGGCCGTCGCAGAGTACGACGAGTACCCGTGGAAATCTGTGTCCTCAGGCGGAGGCAACCTGTCGAGATTGGCACGTGACCTCGGGTCTCTTGAtctggacaaggagaaAGCTGTGGTTCGCACCACGTACGAGATCCCCAGTGTGGGCGAGCGTGTCAATCTGGCGCAGCTCGTGATGGCGGCCGACGTGGACTTTGAGGCTATAGACTTGGCGGGCGGCGCGAAAGTGCTCGACATTGCGCCGCTAGCCTTGAAAATACCCCGTCCCCAGGTGCTGCCGCTGATGACCGGTTTCATCGACCAGTACCGGCCCGAGTTCTCTCTTCAGGCATGTCCTGTGCACTACAATCTGGAGGGTCAGATCGGCGAGTCGATGCGCGACGACTGCGCCCGTTTGGGCCCTACAGCCACTAGCAGGACGTTTGTGATTAATTTGAAGCAGCGCGAGGTGAAGCTGATGGAGATGCAGTACTGTGCAGAGACCGAGACGGCAGAAACAAACTGCCGTCCCACAGTCACGCGGCTCTTTGCACCTTACAAACGCGATCTCTCTGAGAAGCTTGCACACGATGTGGAGCAGTGTGACGCGGTGCTGAACCAGATCCTTCACCTAATCAAAAATCGCAACGAAAACGACAAGATCCGCGCGCTGATCGAGCAATTGATACATTAATACTATTTACATCAGTCCTTGCGCAGGAACGACTGGTATGCGTCCGACGAGATACGGACCTGGCCTACGGCCTTGAGGTTTTTCTTGCCCTCTTTCTGCTTGGCAAGCAATTTTTTGCGCCGCGAAATGTCTGCCGCGTGCAGTTTGGCCAGCACGTCCTTGCGGCGAGCCTTGATGGTTTCTCTGGCAATTATGCGGTTGTTGGCCTTGGCCTGGATGATCACTTCGAACTGCTGGATGCGCAGAAACTCCTTGAGCCGCTGGACTGCTCGCCGCGCCGTCTTTTCGAGCTGGCTCTTATGCAGCACCGTCGACAGCGCGTCGACGCCGTCTCcgttcaccagcagctccagcttgtggatGTCGGAAGGGCGGTACCCGTGGTCCTCGTAATCGAGCGACGCATAGCCGCGCGTCGCGCTCTTGAGCTTGCCGAAAAAATCGTCAATCAGTTGCGACGTTGGCAGCAGATACTTGACCAGCGCCTGCCCGTTTGACAAGTACTGCATATCTACCTGCTCGCCGCGATTGTTGTCGCACAGAGTCATCACCGTGCCCGTGTACTCGCTCGGGAACGTCATCAAAGCCTCCACGTACGGCTCGCTGAAGTATCGgatcttctgtttctgcgtACCGTCCGGGAACTCGTCCGGATTGCTCACGATCTGCTCCGTGCCGTCTGTGTAGTGCACTTTGTACGGCACCGTTGGCGATGTAATAATAAGATTCTTGCCAtgctctttttcgagcCGCTCCTTGAAAATCGACGCATGTAGCGACCCAAGAAACCCAAGCCGCCAGCCCTGGCCCAAAGCGTTCGACGTGGCCCGCTGGATCGTCACTGACCTGTCGTTCAGGAAAAGGTGCTGCAAACTCTCCTCcattttcttgaaatcTGACCCTTCCGCCGGGAACGCGCCCACGAAAACCATCGGCTTCGGCTCCTCAAAACCTTCCAACGGCTCCGCGTCAGAGTTCGCCAGGATAAGCGTGTCGCCGACAAACGCGTCGTTCGGATCCTTGAACCCAGGAATCACATACGCAACCTGGCCAGCAACCAGCTGTGGCATCGGCGTGCGCTCGGGATACATGATGCCGACTTCTTTGACCTCatatttttctttggtgCGACAGCTCTCTATCTTGGTACCTTTCTTGATAACACCGTCCACCATGTTCACTAAAAGGATAACCCCAACGTACGGATCGTACCACGAGTCCACGATCTGCGCCCGTAAAGGCGCGTCTGGACGACAATGCATTGGAGGCGCAATCTTCTCGATAATCGCTGGTAAAAGATACTCAACGTTCTGCCCCGTCTTTGCGCTCACGTGCACAATATCACGTGTCGGCAGCTCGAAAGTGGTGGCGATCTGTTCCTCGGCGCGCGCAACGTTGGCGGTGTCGAggtcgatcttgttgattaCCGGCAGCAGCCGCAAGTCCATCGAATACGCAAGGTAGAAATTGGCGACGGTTTGCGCCTTGATTCCCTCAGAAGCGTCCACGAGCAGCAGCGCGCCCTGGCACGACGCATACGACCGTGACACCTCCAGGCGAAAGTCCACATGGCCCGGCGAGTCCACTAGGTGGAATAAGTAGTCCTCTCCTTTGTAATGGTACATCATGGAAACGGTCTGGGCCTTGACGGTGATGCCTCTTTCCTTTTCGACGTCCAGTTTATCAAGAATTTGTTTGTTTTGCTGGCCTGGGTCAACAACGCCTGTCAGCTCTAGCAATCTGTCGCTCAAAGTGGATTTTCCGTGGTCAACATGGGCGACAATGATGAAGTTTctataatttttcagcggGATCTTGGCCATCCGTTCTGCGAGCTGGTCTTTCGGGATACGAATTGGGTTGTTAACCTTGTCAATTTCGTAGTTGAGGTACTCTCTATGCGTGCTGAGCCGTCTGGAATACGGCCACCATCGGGGACGCGGGATTATTCGTCGGAACATGGGTCTAATTATATTCTatgaatttttttctacTATACACGCTTACCTCAGCAAGCCATTCAAGTGTGCTTAAGAACGACAATCACAGAATCCCCTCTGAGAAACATCTTGGACACGAACCGTTCTCGCATCATCTTTTTGTTTCTATCGTCAGGGTTGGTCTCGGTCCAGATCTCCTTGACGTTCTCGAGAATCATGTTGCAATGGCGGTCGAAGGCCTTGACCTTGGCCAAGAGCTTGTGGTTGTTTCGCAGCGAGATCAGCACTGTGGCGTTGTTGTGGATGGCGTTGGTGAGCAACCGGAGCGGTCCGTTGTTGAACTCGTAGTCCTCCAGGTCCTGCAGGTCTTTTTCGGACAGCTCTGCGCGCggcttgttgagcaggtcCGACATGCAAAAgagataaataaattattttaatCGACTTAATTTCTTTCCCATAATCCTTACACCGACCTCCATGTTGCGGCGACTCTTGACAAGACGCAGTGTCAGTTTTGCAAGACCGGTGCGAAAGAACTACTTCTTCCATGGCAACCTGTTCAATGCCAACAGCGAGGACAACCAGGCAACGGCAGGGCCCAACATTGTcgacgtgatcaacgagATAAATGACGACCAGAACTTCAAGTTCGACCTGCACACGCCCGACAAGGTGGACGGCGTGGCGTCGCAGCTGGACAACCTGATCCcgattttggacgagcaCGAGCCACCCAACGCAACgagcgagatcgacgcggACCAGATCCGGATGGAGTCGTTTTTGGACACATATAAGGTGTGGAAACAGCTGCGGGACAGCGGGTTCAGCGAGGCGGAGAGCGAGGTGGTGCTGGGGTTGATCAAGGCTGTTCTGAAACAGAAGCTGACGTGGCTCAACAACAAATTTGTGCCGCAGGTGGACCTCGAGAACGAGGCGTATTTATTCGAGGCCGCGCAcagcgagctgctggtggaaaCACGCAACTACCGCGAGATCTCGCTCACAGAgctcaccagctcgtcgatcggGCTGAAACGAATATTCAACCTGCTGCAGGACGAGACTACGTCGCGACTACAACTCAACGACAACTCCATCAAAATGATCCTTAACCAGTTTAAGCACGAGAATAATCTACAACTCAAGCGACTCAACATCAAAAACCAggacctcaacaacaaaatcATTTCAGAGCTGATTTCCGGGCTGCGGTCCGAGGTCGAGACGCTCCGATGGGCGCTCACACGGTCGGGCATTCTTGCCATTCTGATTATGGCCGTCGCCATCAtgaccagctggaacgCCACGAAAAACCTCAAACTAGGCGAGGAGCTTGAGGCCGCGCAGGACGCGCCGATGCTGCGGCAGATCTCCGAGCCCGCAGACGAGGAGAGCCACGACTACGAGGCCGATTGGGACGAGCGTGTGCGTGTGCAGTGATCATAGCTTGTGCTTTCGTTTACCGGCCacgatctcgtcaaacGCCGTCTGCGGTTTGTTAGCCGTCCAATCTGCTACGCCGGACATGGTTTCCTGGAGCGCCTGCGCGCGCACTTGTGTGTCGAACGTGTGGCGCATGAGCCGTTTGTTGACAAAAATGGTGTCGCGGTCGAGACCGACCAGCTCTTTAGTCAGCATGTTTGCGAGCTGGTCGTTGAATGCGTCGCagtcgtccagatcgaaCACTCTGTTCACAAGCCCGAGCTCATGCAACTTGGCTGCCGATAGTGGTTTTGCCAGCAGCACGTGTTCCAGAGCTGTGCTCAGTCCAAGCCGGTGCGGCAGCGACACCGCTGCTGCGCACTCCGTGGTGAGACCGATGTTGGTGAAGGGGAACGACATAAACACCTTCTGGTTCTGAGCGTACACGAGGTCTGCCAGAGCGACGAGCGACGCCGTGAGCCCGATCACCGGCCCGTTGAGCCCGACCACTAGCAATTTGCGGTGCGACGTGAACAGATGCACTAGATACAGGTTTTTCGCGCTGATCTCGCTAAGGATCTCACTGCTGgtcttgtttttcagctcggCAACCGTCTTGATGTTGGCTCCCGCACTGAACATCGGGCCCCTGCCCACGACAAGCGTGGCTGTTGTGTGCGGGTGCTTGTCCGCCAactcgagcagctcggcgagctggacaaactgGGGGATGGTGAGGGCGTTTCTGGTGTGTGGGTCGTCCAGGACGATCACAAACACCTGGTTGACGATTTTATAGCTTGGAGACATGTAGTATATCAGCGAGATAGCAGGAATATAAAGAGTAGAATGTGGGGTATTGACatgtgaaaaatatttagtGCATACTTGCGAAAAGGCAGGCTACAAGGTGGGCAACAGAAAAGCCTGAGACAAGCCTTTGTAGACGGTCCCTGCTAAGGCCATTGTCCGCGTTGTACCCTTCCATGACCGTGTCTTACCTCTTTATTCTTCCTCGCTGAGGACTTCCCGGCCTAGCGTTTCGGCAGCGACTTCcgcgaaaaaaaaatcagcTATACTGCAGCTACTTATATAAATACACCGGCCACATCCACCAGCTCACAATTTTCCATGCGCTCTTTCCTGTTGTTGCACAGACGCGGAGTGGCCCAGCTGGCCTACTTCCAGACGCCAAAGCACGTCACGAACGAGATCGTCAAGCCGTTCGCCAAGCACGACCAGCTCGACTGGGACCTGCTCAAGAGCGAGCTGTTCTCTTTCTCCGACACCACGACCAAAATCCCGCTCGTGATTGGCGGCAAGGAGTACTACAACAGAGACCTCAAA carries:
- a CDS encoding Translation factor GUF1, mitochondrial translates to MFRRIIPRPRWWPYSRRLSTHREYLNYEIDKVNNPIRIPKDQLAERMAKIPLKNYRNFIIVAHVDHGKSTLSDRLLELTGVVDPGQQNKQILDKLDVEKERGITVKAQTVSMMYHYKGEDYLFHLVDSPGHVDFRLEVSRSYASCQGALLLVDASEGIKAQTVANFYLAYSMDLRLLPVINKIDLDTANVARAEEQIATTFELPTRDIVHVSAKTGQNVEYLLPAIIEKIAPPMHCRPDAPLRAQIVDSWYDPYVGVILLVNMVDGVIKKGTKIESCRTKEKYEVKEVGIMYPERTPMPQLVAGQVAYVIPGFKDPNDAFVGDTLILANSDAEPLEGFEEPKPMVFVGAFPAEGSDFKKMEESLQHLFLNDRSVTIQRATSNALGQGWRLGFLGSLHASIFKERLEKEHGKNLIITSPTVPYKVHYTDGTEQIVSNPDEFPDGTQKQKIRYFSEPYVEALMTFPSEYTGTVMTLCDNNRGEQVDMQYLSNGQALVKYLLPTSQLIDDFFGKLKSATRGYASLDYEDHGYRPSDIHKLELLVNGDGVDALSTVLHKSQLEKTARRAVQRLKEFLRIQQFEVIIQAKANNRIIARETIKARRKDVLAKLHAADISRRKKLLAKQKEGKKNLKAVGQVRISSDAYQSFLRKD
- a CDS encoding Small nuclear ribonucleoprotein Sm D2 yields the protein MSDLLNKPRAELSEKDLQDLEDYEFNNGPLRLLTNAIHNNATVLISLRNNHKLLAKVKAFDRHCNMILENVKEIWTETNPDDRNKKMMRERFVSKMFLRGDSVIVVLKHT
- a CDS encoding putative membrane protein, yielding MSPSYKIVNQVFVIVLDDPHTRNALTIPQFVQLAELLELADKHPHTTATLVVGRGPMFSAGANIKTVAELKNKTSSEILSEISAKNLYLVHLFTSHRKLLVVGLNGPVIGLTASLVALADLVYAQNQKVFMSFPFTNIGLTTECAAAVSLPHRLGLSTALEHVLLAKPLSAAKLHELGLVNRVFDLDDCDAFNDQLANMLTKELVGLDRDTIFVNKRLMRHTFDTQVRAQALQETMSGVADWTANKPQTAFDEIVAGKRKHKL